In Hippoglossus stenolepis isolate QCI-W04-F060 chromosome 13, HSTE1.2, whole genome shotgun sequence, a single genomic region encodes these proteins:
- the LOC118120258 gene encoding protein CFAP210, translating to MTSKVQLSHRRGSSKREEGSKMFRAPDLRQVTVLTKAEWQRIQNEVNQFDRGKESMREAENRRKALHLRSEQMVKEWPDTITNQRKKKLEDKKIREEIMEEKRKQLDIEEAEYKDQQRKDIVVKAKTQLFNQTNRVKGLHSALLMTEVLKEREAQIELKKRCASKDVENEFMNLAESRKDEALREEEEKAVQRKLKQLAFAEELEKQVKEFELAKERHEKENKKDGEENLRLHELYLLEQRMEEERQEEQKRNLKQAQLEHVTKRDLRRAAEAQKRAAEEEQRKVYLFEKEIEMELRKEKETELFREAQRKKEGFIKDLIDQLQVQEHTVNEDQRIAKAIAEKEARREQQLREEEEKRTAVLESIGEHRELQIRQKEQRDKEEKQNCRDILEAKKKAEMIFLGEKTAKAQRTREDLRKIQDCNSTQMAAKVARKQQLRREKDEFEAKNRDLMAEEEKQFLIYSHKVIHAAAEAQRDVLPLCKAASDGIGGGLGPVVGGVRPSYMVQEHSGAQMSISSGPTQNIYETVFIEEAKKRMGFIW from the exons ATGACGTCCAAGGTTCAGCTGAGCCACCGGAGAGGATCCAGTAAGAGAg AGGAAGGCAGCAAGATGTTCCGGGCACCTGATCTCCGACAAGTCACCGTGTTGACCAAGGCTGAATGGCAGAGGATTCAAAATGAAGTCAACCAGTTTGATAGAGGCAAGGAGAGTATGAGAGAAGCAGAGAACCGGAGAAAAGCCCTGCACCTGCGGTCAGAACAGATGGTGAAAGAGTGGCCAGACACCATCACT AATCAAAGGAAAAAGAAGCTGGAGGATAAGAAGATCCGGGAAGAGATtatggaggagaaaaggaaacagttgGATATAGAGGAGGCCGAATACAAGGACCAACAACGTAAAGACATTGTTGTGAAAGCCAAGACTCAGCTCTTCAATCAAACCAACCGAGTCAAAGGATTACAT AGTGCACTCTTGATGACAGAGGTGTTGAAGGAGAGGGAGGCTCAGATTGAGCTGAAGAAAAGGTGTGCCTCTAAAGATGTGGAAAATGAATTCATGAATTTGGCAGAGAGCAGAAAGGACGAAGctctgagggaggaggaagagaaggcaGTCCAGAGGAAGCTTAAGCAACTGGCTTTTGCAGAGGAGCTGGAAAAACA GGTGAAGGAATTTGAGTTGGCTAAAGAGCGACACGAGAAAGAGAACAAGAAGGACGGAGAGGAAAACCTTCGCCTTCATGAGCTCTATCTGTTGGAGCAGAGAATGgaggaagaaagacaagaagagcagaagagaaaccTGAAGCAAGCTCAACTG GAACATGTGACTAAAAGAGACCtcaggagagcagcagaggcccAAAAACGGGCGgctgaagaggagcagaggaaagtgtATCTCTTtgagaaagagatagagatggagttaaggaaagagaaagaaacggAATTGTTCAG AGAGGCccagaggaaaaaagaggggTTCATAAAGGACTTGATAGACCAACTGCAGGTGCAGGAGCACACTGTGAACGAGGATCAGAGGATCGCTAAGGCCATCGCCGAAAAGGAGGCCAGAcgtgagcagcagctgagggaggaggaggagaagaggactGCAGTGTTGGAGTCCATCGGTGAACACAGAGAACTGCAG ATACGCCAAAAGGAGCAGAgggacaaagaagaaaaacagaactgcAGGGACATTCTTGAGGCCAAGAAAAAAGCTGAGATGATCTTTCTTGGGGAAAAAACAGCGAAGGCTCAGAGGACCAGAGAAGATCTGAGAAAGATACAAGACTGCAATTCAACACAAATG GCTGCAAAAGTTGCCAGGAAGCAGCAACTGAGACGGGAGAAAGATGAGTTTGAGGCAAAGAACAGAGACCTCATGGCTGAGGAAGAAAAGCAGTTTCTAATCTATTCACACAAGGTCAtccatgcagcagcagaggctcaGCGAGACGTCCTCCCACTTTGCAAAGCTGCAAGCGATGGGATCGGAGGAGGGCTCGGCCCTGTTGTCGGGGGAGTCAGGCCCAGCTACATGGTTCAGGAACACAGCGGTGCTCAGATGTCCATCTCCTCTGGTCCTACCCAGAACATTTATGAGACAGTATTTATTGAGGAAGCAAAGAAGAGAATGGGGTTTATCTGGTGA